The Prevotella sp. E9-3 genome has a window encoding:
- a CDS encoding nucleotidyltransferase family protein has protein sequence MKLDINQQAFFELMRAGLWEKEALLDQYKKVDYDEVLRIADEQSVIGLVTAGIEHVQDVKIPQDVVLQFIGMSLQLEQQNKALNDFIVLLIETLRKKDVYTLLVKGQGIARCYERPLWRASGDVDLLLSDTNYEKAKKVLIPLADNVEQEYKTFKHIGMTMKGDFTVELHGTMHSRLSNRIDRGIDEAQNDVFFGGNVRSWMNGSTSVFLPGVDDDVIFVFTHILHHFFIDGIGLRQICDWCRLLWTYRDSLDRGLLEKRIQKMGLMTEWKAFAAFAVEHLGMPVLAMPCYDVRCQKDDVRWKKKAEHILEFVLESGNFGHNRKAASGKFNSAWNKLKDFARHGRIFPLDSTKFFFYFLWDGIQVITSK, from the coding sequence ATGAAACTGGATATAAATCAGCAGGCTTTCTTCGAACTGATGAGAGCAGGTCTTTGGGAAAAAGAGGCTTTGCTTGATCAGTATAAGAAGGTTGATTACGATGAAGTTCTTCGCATTGCAGACGAGCAGAGCGTCATAGGTCTTGTTACTGCAGGAATCGAGCATGTGCAAGATGTGAAGATTCCACAAGATGTTGTATTGCAGTTTATTGGTATGTCTTTGCAATTAGAACAGCAGAATAAAGCTTTAAACGACTTCATAGTTTTGTTGATAGAAACGTTACGTAAAAAAGATGTCTATACGCTTTTGGTGAAAGGGCAAGGAATAGCCCGATGCTATGAAAGGCCTTTGTGGAGAGCATCTGGTGATGTGGATTTGCTACTGAGTGACACAAATTATGAGAAAGCTAAGAAAGTGCTGATTCCTTTGGCTGATAATGTAGAGCAGGAATATAAGACCTTCAAGCATATCGGCATGACCATGAAGGGTGATTTTACCGTAGAATTGCATGGAACGATGCATAGTCGCTTGTCTAATCGTATAGATAGGGGCATTGATGAAGCACAAAATGACGTATTCTTCGGAGGCAATGTCCGTTCATGGATGAATGGCTCGACATCGGTGTTTTTACCTGGTGTAGATGATGATGTCATCTTTGTGTTTACGCATATTTTGCATCATTTCTTTATAGACGGAATAGGTCTGAGGCAAATCTGCGACTGGTGCCGACTGCTATGGACATACAGAGATTCTTTGGATCGCGGTCTATTGGAAAAACGAATCCAGAAAATGGGGTTGATGACAGAATGGAAGGCTTTTGCTGCATTTGCTGTAGAGCATCTGGGTATGCCAGTTTTAGCGATGCCCTGTTACGATGTAAGATGTCAGAAGGATGATGTAAGATGGAAAAAGAAGGCAGAGCATATCTTGGAGTTTGTGCTGGAGTCAGGCAATTTCGGTCATAATCGAAAGGCTGCAAGTGGTAAGTTCAATTCAGCATGGAATAAACTAAAGGACTTTGCAAGACACGGTCGCATATTCCCATTGGATAGCACTAAGTTCTTTTTCTACTTCCTATGGGATGGAATACAAGTAATAACATCAAAATAA
- a CDS encoding NAD-dependent epimerase/dehydratase family protein: MKILITGVHGFVGTNLVKALSKEHLIYGMDIISPIKEGVRFTFSWDYLDKPGEIPEVDAIIHLAGKAHDTKNEAAADVYFKVNTDLTKKIYDYFLKSNRAKKFIFFSTAKAAADKVDGVLTEDVTPSPVGPYGESKIAAEKYIQDHLRDDKQVYILRPCMIHGPGNKGNLNLLYGVVKKGIPWPLGAFENRRTFTSIENLNFVIEGLLTKDVPTGIYNMGDDEALSTNELIEEICKSLGKNAHIWKLPKGLMNGVAKIGGALHLPLDSERLRKLTENYISSNDKIKKALGVEKMPVDARVGLQKTLESFK, translated from the coding sequence ATGAAAATACTTATAACTGGTGTCCATGGGTTCGTGGGCACTAATCTTGTTAAGGCTCTTTCGAAGGAGCATTTGATCTATGGGATGGATATTATCTCACCAATTAAAGAAGGTGTAAGGTTTACTTTCTCTTGGGATTATCTGGATAAGCCTGGCGAAATACCGGAAGTAGATGCTATTATACATCTTGCCGGCAAGGCTCACGATACCAAAAATGAAGCAGCTGCGGATGTGTATTTCAAAGTGAATACAGATTTGACGAAGAAGATATATGATTACTTCTTGAAGTCTAATAGGGCAAAGAAGTTCATTTTCTTCAGTACTGCTAAGGCTGCAGCAGATAAGGTAGATGGTGTGTTGACTGAAGATGTAACGCCATCCCCAGTTGGCCCCTATGGAGAGTCGAAGATAGCTGCGGAAAAGTATATTCAAGATCATCTTAGAGATGACAAGCAAGTGTACATACTAAGACCTTGCATGATACATGGTCCTGGCAATAAGGGTAACTTGAACCTGCTATATGGTGTAGTGAAGAAGGGGATACCCTGGCCGCTTGGTGCCTTTGAAAATCGCAGAACATTCACATCGATAGAGAATCTTAATTTCGTTATCGAAGGATTGCTTACCAAGGATGTGCCTACAGGCATCTATAACATGGGTGATGACGAGGCGTTGAGTACCAATGAGTTGATAGAAGAGATATGTAAGTCATTAGGCAAGAATGCTCATATTTGGAAATTGCCCAAGGGATTGATGAACGGTGTAGCAAAGATCGGAGGTGCTTTGCATTTGCCTTTGGATTCGGAGCGTTTGCGTAAACTTACGGAAAACTATATATCTTCTAACGACAAGATTAAGAAAGCACTTGGCGTTGAGAAAATGCCTGTTGATGCGAGAGTAGGTCTTCAAAAGACGTTAGAATCGTTCAAGTAA
- a CDS encoding WecB/TagA/CpsF family glycosyltransferase has product MEVFNINIEFDSEVFKNTVEKYIKEKKKAYVCVVDANVITIAQKDLKYREIVKNATINTCDGSSIAKMVNKIYGTHYHAYNGPELFEYYIERPYKHLLLGNKASKVDQIKAKVKEKGIELDMQHLDVPFVPVEQFDYEGIAKQINEIKPDIVWVSLGAPKQETFISNIFPYVNQSVFFGIGAAFNFYTGDLHNNKKEFGGLRLIWLERIFKEPKKQLKRVGGYLMMVPKMYFEEKRKAKQTSKNTK; this is encoded by the coding sequence ATGGAAGTTTTTAATATTAACATAGAATTTGACTCAGAAGTGTTTAAGAACACTGTAGAGAAATATATTAAAGAGAAGAAAAAAGCATACGTATGTGTAGTGGATGCGAATGTAATCACTATTGCGCAGAAAGACCTGAAGTATCGCGAGATAGTGAAGAATGCAACCATCAATACATGTGATGGTAGTTCAATCGCAAAGATGGTTAATAAGATTTATGGCACCCACTATCATGCATACAATGGCCCAGAGTTGTTTGAGTATTACATTGAAAGACCATACAAGCATCTTCTCTTGGGTAATAAGGCATCGAAGGTTGATCAAATTAAGGCGAAGGTAAAAGAGAAGGGCATAGAATTGGATATGCAGCATCTCGATGTGCCTTTTGTTCCTGTTGAGCAGTTTGACTATGAGGGTATAGCAAAACAGATTAATGAGATAAAACCTGATATTGTTTGGGTAAGTTTGGGGGCTCCGAAACAGGAAACATTTATATCGAATATATTCCCATATGTAAACCAGAGCGTGTTTTTCGGGATAGGTGCTGCTTTTAACTTCTATACAGGCGACCTTCATAATAACAAAAAGGAGTTTGGAGGCTTGCGATTAATTTGGCTAGAGCGTATATTTAAGGAACCCAAAAAGCAATTAAAACGAGTTGGAGGGTATCTGATGATGGTTCCGAAAATGTACTTCGAAGAAAAACGTAAAGCGAAGCAAACATCTAAAAACACGAAATAA
- a CDS encoding acyltransferase, whose amino-acid sequence MKLFKSCMMPGRSNLGSTGDNSIIGFPVYITYPKAVHMEENSVIRLGTKILNNKDEHVYIGKYTVVGVNCVIVTNGHTSTVGIPHVLLGASHINDKSQNIYIAEDVWIGANVTILAGSNLGRGCIVGACSLVTKPVPPYALVTGAPAKIVGVKFSIDQILEHEKALYPASERMSRDELEKLFSDYYEGKKVFGVQTELTEDDYEALRKAKELRGYIEPNI is encoded by the coding sequence TTGAAATTATTCAAGAGCTGCATGATGCCTGGGCGGAGTAATTTGGGATCAACTGGAGATAATTCCATTATAGGTTTTCCAGTGTATATTACCTATCCTAAAGCTGTGCATATGGAGGAGAACTCAGTTATTCGCCTTGGGACAAAAATACTTAATAACAAGGACGAACATGTTTACATCGGGAAGTATACCGTTGTAGGTGTTAATTGTGTTATCGTTACCAATGGGCACACAAGCACTGTTGGAATACCCCATGTTTTACTTGGTGCATCTCACATTAACGACAAATCGCAAAATATTTATATTGCTGAGGATGTTTGGATTGGCGCAAACGTGACTATTTTAGCAGGCTCCAACCTTGGACGTGGTTGTATTGTCGGAGCATGTAGCTTGGTCACAAAACCGGTGCCTCCTTATGCTCTGGTAACAGGAGCACCAGCTAAGATAGTGGGCGTAAAATTTAGTATAGACCAGATTTTGGAACATGAAAAGGCTCTTTATCCGGCTTCAGAACGAATGAGTCGTGATGAACTTGAGAAATTATTCTCAGATTATTATGAGGGTAAGAAGGTTTTTGGAGTTCAAACAGAACTTACGGAAGATGATTATGAAGCACTTAGAAAGGCGAAGGAGTTAAGAGGCTATATAGAACCTAATATTTGA
- a CDS encoding glycosyltransferase codes for MKDSKYAPIIIFAFNRLEPLKATVSSVLSNPEASESDLFIFVDGPRPNKEGEKDKVQSVQGFVKTISGFKSLTYYFSDRNKGLAGSIISGTTEVINKYGRVIVLEDDLYVSQSFLRFMNEMLEKFECVDKVMQISGYGTLLTHIGSYKYHAYLNLRARSWSWATWKNRWDTVDWDVKDYNQIKKSKKLQCEFNKGGSDLFGMLKGYFDHTNNSWYIRFDYSMHKQSKYSIQPVRSLVRNDGFGTNATHCSGYNRFKIDFEPAHEGDFFVPLDLEPNMSIIKNAIRYNSIPYRIYGKIVSLLKVLIFK; via the coding sequence ATGAAAGATTCAAAATATGCTCCAATTATAATATTCGCCTTTAATAGGTTAGAGCCTTTAAAAGCAACTGTCTCTTCAGTCTTAAGTAATCCTGAAGCATCGGAAAGTGACCTCTTTATTTTTGTTGATGGCCCTAGACCTAATAAAGAAGGAGAAAAAGATAAGGTACAATCAGTACAAGGTTTTGTAAAAACAATTTCTGGTTTTAAGAGCTTAACTTATTATTTCTCCGATAGGAATAAGGGGTTAGCTGGTAGTATTATTTCTGGAACAACGGAGGTGATTAATAAATATGGAAGAGTGATTGTTCTTGAGGATGATTTGTACGTATCTCAAAGTTTTCTTAGATTTATGAATGAGATGTTAGAAAAGTTTGAATGTGTGGATAAAGTAATGCAAATATCAGGGTATGGTACTCTTCTAACTCATATCGGGTCATATAAATATCATGCTTACTTGAACCTCAGAGCACGTAGTTGGAGTTGGGCAACATGGAAAAATAGATGGGACACTGTAGATTGGGATGTTAAAGACTATAATCAAATTAAAAAATCAAAAAAACTACAATGTGAATTTAATAAAGGAGGAAGTGATTTGTTTGGAATGTTAAAAGGATATTTTGATCATACAAATAATTCATGGTATATACGCTTTGATTATTCCATGCATAAACAATCAAAGTATTCTATTCAACCCGTAAGATCACTTGTGAGAAATGACGGATTTGGGACCAATGCAACTCACTGTAGTGGATACAATCGTTTTAAAATAGATTTTGAACCCGCTCACGAAGGTGATTTTTTCGTTCCGTTAGATTTGGAACCCAATATGTCAATTATTAAGAATGCAATAAGATATAATTCCATTCCATACCGTATATATGGGAAAATAGTATCTTTATTAAAAGTATTAATATTTAAATAA
- a CDS encoding glycosyltransferase family 2 protein, with protein sequence MMKHIAVLITVHNRKKQTLQCLENLFKQELPNGYVIRVYLTDDGCTDGTAQAVLEQYRESVCIIQGDGNLYWNRGMWKAWNKAASDGNYSFFLWLNDDTNLEKGALLALINTSEKYSHRSIIVGATTDTATHQVLTYGGRLQDGTIPLCQGEDSDVHHFNGNIVLVPDSVYKVIGNLDYYFTHSKGDFDYGLRAHKAGIRLVQCGIVLGWCDVHPTTDKWCDPRLPLSTRIKSLRRPNGMPPKETFHLNRRHYGLRSAIIAYITIHLRCLFPMIWVKLGKLEIK encoded by the coding sequence ATGATGAAGCATATTGCTGTTCTTATAACAGTCCATAATCGAAAGAAACAAACTTTACAGTGTCTGGAGAACCTTTTTAAGCAAGAACTCCCCAATGGTTATGTTATAAGGGTTTATCTAACAGATGATGGTTGTACAGATGGAACTGCACAGGCAGTTTTAGAGCAGTATAGGGAATCTGTGTGTATAATTCAAGGAGATGGGAATCTTTATTGGAACCGGGGAATGTGGAAAGCATGGAATAAAGCGGCTAGTGATGGAAACTATTCTTTTTTCCTATGGCTGAATGATGATACGAACTTGGAAAAGGGTGCCCTCCTTGCTTTAATAAATACATCAGAAAAATATAGTCATAGGTCTATTATTGTAGGTGCAACGACAGACACTGCCACACATCAAGTATTAACATACGGTGGTAGGCTACAGGATGGCACAATCCCCCTATGTCAAGGAGAAGACAGCGATGTTCATCACTTTAATGGTAATATAGTTCTGGTTCCAGATTCAGTATATAAGGTAATTGGGAATTTAGATTATTATTTTACTCATTCGAAAGGTGACTTTGATTATGGGTTAAGAGCACATAAAGCGGGTATTAGGCTTGTACAATGCGGAATTGTCCTAGGATGGTGTGATGTCCATCCTACCACGGATAAGTGGTGTGATCCAAGACTCCCATTAAGTACTCGTATAAAGTCTTTAAGGCGGCCTAATGGAATGCCACCTAAAGAAACTTTTCATTTAAATAGGAGACATTATGGACTTCGTTCTGCAATAATAGCTTATATTACAATCCACCTACGTTGTTTGTTCCCGATGATATGGGTGAAACTTGGGAAATTAGAAATTAAATAA
- a CDS encoding DapH/DapD/GlmU-related protein yields MKFKKILAYPLVKGESILHILHIKWLSIFTNLKLDYYNVEHGSCKFFGYTRITIFKGAKVKIGNNFRALSGREYCVSSNDPCKLVVWPGGELIIGDNVGISATSFACKGVIHVGNNVRIGSGCVIHDTDHHSMDPKLRTQSANGVDAANAIKKPVIIKDNVFIGARCLILKGVTIGNNSIIGAGSLVTKDIPDNEIWAGNPAKFIKKLSVNKEL; encoded by the coding sequence ATGAAATTTAAAAAAATATTAGCTTATCCTCTAGTTAAAGGTGAGTCTATTTTACATATTCTGCACATTAAGTGGTTGAGTATATTCACAAATTTAAAATTAGATTATTATAATGTAGAACATGGCTCATGCAAATTCTTTGGTTATACTAGAATTACAATATTCAAAGGTGCAAAAGTTAAAATTGGTAATAATTTTAGAGCATTAAGTGGAAGAGAGTATTGTGTTAGTAGCAACGATCCATGCAAGCTGGTTGTCTGGCCTGGCGGTGAATTAATTATTGGTGATAATGTTGGTATATCCGCAACTTCTTTCGCATGCAAAGGTGTTATTCACGTCGGTAATAACGTGAGGATTGGAAGCGGTTGTGTAATCCACGACACAGACCACCATTCTATGGATCCTAAATTACGAACTCAAAGTGCAAATGGTGTTGATGCTGCAAATGCTATCAAAAAACCGGTTATAATCAAGGATAATGTATTTATTGGCGCAAGATGTTTGATTTTAAAAGGTGTTACTATAGGCAATAATTCAATAATTGGAGCAGGCTCTTTAGTTACAAAAGATATTCCCGATAATGAGATATGGGCGGGAAATCCTGCAAAATTTATTAAGAAACTCAGTGTAAACAAAGAGTTATGA
- a CDS encoding CoA ester lyase, which yields MNVNYLTRSLMFVPAHREHLLDKAIGTDADVLLLDLEDSCQPSENKVKARDNIVRYINAGKFNGRILFPRVNERMSGEMLKDISALTVDGVKGFMYPKATCGEDIYFFGKLLETFECEKGFPIGTFQIIPLIETPGALLKITDICTACPNRVVAIAFGHLDYVTELRGRHDKEGRSISMARAMIAAGARACGVVPIDTIHPFDVHDLVDLEKQLNIGKDLGYEGMLVLNPIELPLVHKYYSPSEKEVSDAKRILHLYQEAEKNGSGVAIMDGTYIGPPIVKQAELVIEKQKLIDKK from the coding sequence ATGAATGTCAATTATTTAACTCGCAGTTTAATGTTTGTTCCTGCACATAGGGAACATCTTCTAGACAAAGCTATTGGCACAGATGCTGATGTGTTGTTATTAGACTTGGAAGATTCTTGTCAACCTTCTGAGAATAAAGTGAAAGCCCGAGATAATATTGTTCGTTATATCAATGCAGGGAAATTTAACGGGAGGATTCTTTTTCCAAGGGTAAACGAACGAATGAGTGGAGAAATGCTGAAAGATATATCAGCTCTTACTGTAGATGGTGTGAAGGGTTTTATGTATCCAAAGGCTACATGCGGCGAGGATATATATTTCTTCGGAAAACTACTGGAAACTTTTGAGTGTGAGAAGGGCTTTCCTATAGGGACATTCCAAATTATTCCTCTCATAGAAACTCCAGGAGCCTTGCTAAAAATAACTGATATATGTACCGCTTGCCCCAATAGAGTAGTGGCTATTGCATTTGGTCATCTTGATTATGTAACTGAACTAAGAGGACGACATGATAAGGAAGGACGGAGTATAAGTATGGCTAGGGCTATGATCGCTGCTGGTGCTAGAGCGTGTGGGGTTGTGCCAATAGATACCATTCATCCTTTTGACGTACATGATCTTGTTGATTTAGAGAAACAATTAAACATAGGAAAAGATTTGGGATATGAAGGTATGTTGGTTCTGAATCCAATTGAGTTGCCTTTAGTTCACAAATATTATTCACCATCTGAAAAGGAAGTATCGGATGCCAAACGAATACTTCATTTATACCAAGAAGCTGAGAAAAATGGTAGCGGTGTGGCAATAATGGACGGGACGTATATAGGGCCCCCTATTGTAAAGCAAGCTGAGCTAGTCATTGAAAAACAGAAGTTGATTGATAAAAAATAA
- a CDS encoding glycosyltransferase family 4 protein, translating into MKILWLTKRPGLLKKNVNRYNGGGWVDSLQELFMKVPDVKLALTYLTSKNELDIEEDGVLYYPIYKPPKNTIQKWLNYYNPSRNVQPDYLDRIQQIIYSFKPDIIHVFGMENVLSQIIGKTEVPVVVHIQGVVGPIANSFWPSQINRRTLMWPLSKSETIIKNGFGYLYDSMCKKAIIEEKQYKLLKYAMGRTVWDKEMSSLFSEKLVYFHVDELLRPIFYENAGRWVIPSKHKCRIISTISDTLYKGFDVIMKSAMLLKKHASFDFEWVVAGLNDKAKVVKLFERELGVKCKDLNIRYLGVLDAQSLVAELMNSSVYIHPSYTDNSPNSLCEAQMLGLPVIASYVGGIPSLIEDNQDGMLVAVNDPYAVAAKIILLQSDLEFTSIIGKNASKAALLRHDKNKILMDIMNCYSEILKNK; encoded by the coding sequence ATGAAAATTCTGTGGCTAACAAAGCGACCAGGCCTTTTGAAGAAAAATGTAAATAGATATAATGGCGGAGGATGGGTTGATTCTTTGCAAGAACTTTTTATGAAAGTTCCTGACGTGAAGTTGGCATTAACATATTTGACCTCAAAAAATGAACTTGACATAGAAGAGGATGGAGTATTATACTATCCTATATACAAGCCACCAAAAAATACTATACAAAAGTGGCTAAACTACTATAATCCATCCCGCAATGTTCAACCAGATTATTTGGATAGAATACAGCAGATTATCTACAGTTTTAAGCCTGATATCATTCATGTCTTTGGCATGGAAAATGTTTTGTCACAGATAATAGGAAAGACTGAAGTGCCGGTTGTAGTTCATATCCAAGGTGTTGTAGGTCCTATCGCTAATTCGTTTTGGCCTTCTCAAATAAATAGGCGTACTCTTATGTGGCCTTTATCGAAATCTGAAACTATCATTAAAAATGGGTTTGGATATTTGTATGATTCCATGTGCAAGAAGGCCATTATAGAAGAAAAACAATACAAGTTGCTAAAGTACGCAATGGGAAGAACAGTTTGGGATAAAGAGATGTCTTCCTTGTTCTCAGAGAAACTTGTTTATTTTCATGTAGATGAGTTGTTGCGCCCAATTTTTTATGAAAATGCGGGGAGGTGGGTCATTCCGTCAAAGCACAAATGCCGAATAATTTCAACTATTAGTGATACATTATACAAAGGTTTTGATGTAATAATGAAATCTGCCATGTTACTAAAAAAACATGCTTCTTTTGATTTTGAATGGGTAGTGGCTGGCTTGAATGATAAAGCTAAAGTTGTTAAATTGTTTGAAAGGGAGTTGGGGGTCAAGTGTAAGGATTTGAATATTAGATATCTAGGTGTTTTGGATGCTCAATCGTTGGTGGCTGAATTGATGAATTCTAGCGTATATATACACCCGTCGTATACAGATAACAGTCCAAATTCACTCTGTGAGGCTCAAATGTTGGGATTACCCGTTATAGCAAGCTATGTGGGTGGAATCCCCTCACTTATAGAAGATAATCAAGATGGTATGTTAGTTGCAGTAAATGATCCTTATGCCGTTGCTGCAAAAATAATATTGTTGCAATCCGATTTAGAATTTACCTCAATAATTGGGAAAAATGCTTCGAAAGCAGCGTTATTAAGGCATGATAAGAATAAAATATTAATGGATATTATGAATTGTTATAGTGAGATTTTAAAGAATAAATAA